Proteins encoded by one window of Chondromyces crocatus:
- a CDS encoding recombination-associated protein RdgC, which produces MGALKGTITYTKLYVRGTLDDSFRDLFVERIRLRAFQPLTIEGEEEQKVGWCSIEDPLDTDLDHNKLYYGSYLNLGLRTDRWVIPGPLLKAHLAEAERAHLQKRGREKLTRREKEEIRTMVSRRLRKQVLPVMNVVDLSWNLDSGVVRFWSQSQRVLESMMELFEDTFSVNLLPESPGASAITLELSEAHARALDAITPTTFHPVFA; this is translated from the coding sequence TTGGGCGCACTCAAAGGGACGATCACGTACACGAAGCTCTATGTGCGCGGCACGCTGGACGACAGTTTTCGCGACCTGTTCGTGGAGCGAATTCGGCTTCGCGCCTTCCAGCCGCTCACCATCGAAGGCGAAGAGGAGCAGAAGGTCGGCTGGTGCTCCATCGAGGATCCGCTGGACACCGATCTCGACCACAACAAGCTGTACTACGGCTCTTACCTCAACCTGGGGCTGAGAACCGATCGCTGGGTCATCCCAGGTCCGCTCTTGAAGGCGCACCTGGCCGAGGCCGAGAGGGCGCATTTGCAGAAGCGGGGCCGCGAGAAATTGACGCGCCGCGAGAAGGAAGAGATCCGCACGATGGTGTCCCGGCGTCTGCGCAAGCAGGTGCTGCCGGTGATGAACGTCGTGGATCTGTCGTGGAACCTCGACAGCGGGGTCGTCCGGTTCTGGAGTCAGTCCCAGCGGGTGCTCGAGTCCATGATGGAGCTGTTCGAGGACACCTTCAGCGTGAACCTCTTGCCGGAGAGTCCGGGCGCGTCGGCGATCACCCTGGAGCTGTCGGAGGCACACGCCCGCGCACTCGACGCGATCACCCCCACGACCTTCCACCCCGTGTTCGCCTGA